DNA from Ptychodera flava strain L36383 chromosome 15, AS_Pfla_20210202, whole genome shotgun sequence:
GGCCAAAATTTACCCAAGCActtataattttcatattccttttgttgtgaaaatgtattgttttgttttaacttgTAAATAGATTGCTTAAAAGACAGAAGGATGGCCAACCCCTTAAAATCAAATTATGTAGAACCACGTgctatatcatacatacatgtatttgttgtaCATTGAATCCAAATTCTATGTGTACAAGCCTTCAATGGGGGTCATTGCTTGCAGCTTCGCTTAAATTAATAGTTGatattgtttatgtttttattttctgttatCAGCTAGTGAAGATGAAAACAGGACCTTGAGGGAAAATCTCAAAAGTCAAGAAGAACTTCAACATAGAGTCAATGCTTTAGAAAggtacattttgaaaaagaagctTGGAAGCCGAGCAGAAGTGTCAGAGTATACAGCTCGTTGGGTCAGCAGTGAGGGCGCCAGTGGATCAAACGGATTTGCTGTAATGAATAGCGAGGAAACTGTGAGACAGACAGGTAGTCCTGCACACATCAGTGAGCATACAGACGCCAACATTGGGGAAGTTGTATATCCAAGTGAGAATACGCATGTTCCGTCTTCAGCCAGCAGTGGGAGTGATGCCTCCGTAATATCTGATTCAGACAGTGAGGACTATAGGAGTGTTACCCTGGCCCAGGAAGACTTTGATGCTCAAAGTGGTCATGCGAGTGACCATGTCTCCCTTAATCAAACTGATGCTGCTTCATCGGACAGCGATGAATCGCACAACGACTCAAACTCTGACGCCGAGCATGACCCCTCAGAGGGCGCTCTCATTCTCTCTAGTGATGAGAATGATGGAGAAGATATCGTTGTGAGTGGCAACTCGGGAGGCGAAGGCAGCGATAATGACCGGGAGCCGAGTGTGGAAGCAAACTACGACTCCACTTCTGATGCATCGTGGGTACGCAGCCCTCACGATCGGTCGTCGGATGTGACCATCAGTGTCGAAGTGTCTGAGGATGAGTACTTTGAACCCGAAGGAGTTGTGAGCTACACAGATGCCCTGAATGCATACAGGTCAAGTGAAACTGACCACAGCTGGACTCCTGGTCAAGAGGGCGAGTCTGAGGGAGAAGGGAGGCAACATTCACGGCGTCGACGTCATAGTGACTCTGATACCAGCGGCACACACAGGCGCAGGAAGCGACGAAGGCGGTATGTGTCCACCTCCAGCAGTGAGAGTACCAGCACGAGTAGTAGCAGCAGTGGCTCCTGCGCCGACAGCGACGCAGACAGCATCAGTGTCACCGGCAGTTACAACAGCATCTCCAGTGACACCTCTGAAGACTGATATCGTCAATTTCTGACTCGCCAAGTGTGATAAAGgagatgtcaattttttttttagtgtttttccTTGTAGCAAGGCAGAACGCATTTCAAGCAAATTGCGTACGGCACAGGGTACACAAAACACCAGCTAGGTGGATCTCCCGTCGGCCAGTAACCACATAGTAAGTTGTTGAGACAACCagtgttcttgattttgatgaaaatgaagCCATGAAGCCTGCCACAGTTTACTATGTCAAATATCTCTGCCAAAAACAATATCCATCTATAGGCCAGTCTAACTAAAAATTCAagcttttttaattttatagTTTATTTTTCTTAGCTTTGATGCCTAAATTTTACTTAACAAAAATAGCATTTTCTTTGTAGTTCATCTGATATTTTGTTTTGGTACCACAATTGTATTGGGGCATTTGCAAGTGATTATCAATATTGGTCTTCAAAAACGTAATTTGGCAAAGATGATGCCAAAATGTTCCATGAGCCATGATGGAATACTTTGCTCAGTATGCAATAAGCTGTGCAAGGTACATGTATCTCATCAACTGAAACAACAATGAACATTCTGAAATCGTTGCCATCTCTGACATGCtcgtttttgtattttgtcgTGCACAAAGGAAATGCATGATTAATGCACATAGATAAGTAATTTACACTTTGTCATCAGCTTAGGCAAAGAGACTTTCTGACGTAATGTTTTTTCTCATATGGGGCATTAATTTACTACCTGTTGCAAACTTGAAATGTGGCATAGTACCTCTAAGATACACATGCTACTCAGATCTTACGAAGTTGTGTGATGTCATGATAATCGTAAGCAGCTGGAAGAATACTTCAGTGATGTGAGTGTGTTGCAGTGATACTGGTCAGTTATGCGTGGTCAATGAGGCAGAAATCTGTTTTGTGTGAGACATGACAGAAGTATACGTTTTGTTAAATGACTCTATAgacccttttcataagtctagcgccctcctgtggccactgtgaatttgaagtcaaagcaaGACCACTGGGGAAAACCCTCCAGCCCCTGCCCAGGGTTTTCCCCAGTGGCctcgctttgacttcaaattcacagtggccaCAGGAGGGCGCTAGACTCATGAAAAGGGTCAATTGGCATATATAACCTTGCATTATTTACTTGAATGAGTAAGAGAAGTATTCAGATTATCAAGTGACCACCATATGTGGAACAGTAGACTGATATATGTCACAAAGACTCGCATAAAAAACAAGAAGATTTGAAGCCTGATTGAAATTAGATGTAGAGAATCAGATTGGCTCTGTCTTTGAATCATTGGTTCTGTGGTGCTGTCATCTCTCAGAGTGAGAACTCAAAAGAACTGCAAAGGTAAAGACAGAGCCATTTCTTCTTCAGACACTAAGGTAGTAGTGCCTTGAAAGTgggacctaaacttttgctcaaactttcctcaatgaaattttcaaccatactcttacaaagtcaaggataaaaatcagaggtcagcGTGCAAAGTTTGATTAAACAAACTGCCTGGCATTCActgatatgtgaaattcaaaacagctgccatccctgtgttaactgtcaTATACAATGTTcaagtttcaaaaaactaagatggtgaaaatgtttcttactccaGGAGCTTCAGAGTGAGCTGTCACAAATAGAAGATCTGAAAAGAAATCGTAAACATTTGAGAGCCGTAAAATCTATCCCCCAGGCGCATCCCtcattttcatcaaatgtttCCTCTAAGATGTAGAACCCATCTTCAAGGAAGGTCATTGCCATTGTGAACCATTCTGAAAACTTCATTGATTCAATTCAATGTATACGAAACCCTGCCCACCCCCACCAATTATTTATATTACCCGTTTGTTTCATTCTTCTGAATTTGCATGACAGGACCTCTACACCatgtcacttgagggcgctccaTATGATTGCCCCTTTTAAGGGGGAAGGCGGAAAGATGTGTCAAGCAATGAATTTTGTAGTCTGCATGCATTCTATCGTTTTAATTATTGCTTGCCCATAGCTAGTTAGGTTGACTCAATAGTATGTGAAGAAATTATTGAATATCATCAAAGGCCACTTCCAAGTGGCTGATATGCTGTTACCATGCAATGCACCTTATGTTGTCGtggcaaatatttacaaaggcAGCAGTATCCGTAAGAGGTTTCAGAAATCTTTCAGAGTGTTCATCAATTTAAAGGTTTAGTCATTGTGTTGGTACCAGTGTCTGTTCTTTGCTGAACTTCACACTTTTAATGTTGATGCTCCCCAaccattcccccccccccctcccctcaAAAAAACCCGATACCAATGTAGTAGTCCACCACATTAAAATACAATGGAGATTGATTAAAAATGGATGTCAAAGGGTGGACTTGAACAAGACAGTGACAGGTTGAAGAATACAAATGCTGTGTAGCAATGCAATTTAACAATACGACTGTGTTTTGTGTTCCCACTTGAAAAGGCATAgaatgtcactttaaaatgtGTAAGTATTTGCATAATGCTGTGTTTATTAgagtttcattttaaaaaaattcacactgggtgaaatgttttgaaaggtGTTTTCTGATAGGTTTGCAGTGCAACGGAGGTAATTCACTGTTTGCTCTGGCCAACCATGAACCCACCGCAGGATGGTTCATGGGTCAACGAATGCAAATAGCTTTCGTcagttcagtgaaaaatgaGTGACAAAGTCTGAGTGAAAGAACAGTATACAAAGACTTTCATCTTGTCAACATCTTCAAGGTTAAATTCCCTGAGGAGAAAAAGTGCTGTCAGTGACGGTCACATTAATTCCCGTTGCTTAACATTGCTTAAAGCATGTGGCATGAATATCTCACTGTACTCTAGTCAGACATATGTGATATAAATGTGAAGTTTTCATCTACGTATGAGAACAGTACACCtgttcatatttcacaaagttatTATAATTGTTGTGAAAAATTGACTCTTGTAAAGGAGATCAATACAACTTCCAAAAATACAAGAACCAGATTTGCCAAATTCAATATtatattaaaattcattttcttttcttatATAAGATGTAGATTCCTACTTTATTTTCTTATGTTTGTACActaacataaaaaaatcacttttaaaTCATTTTTCCCATTCTCACAGAATCTCCAGAGATATATTACTTCATAAATTCTTTCTGGTGACCACACGGTTCACAGCTAGTACATGTATAAGACTGATGCAGTGTTGTACTGTCAAACACTGAAATACCTGCATGCTATTTTAacgttttctgattttcattgcaCTAACCAGGTTTTAGATATAGCTAAAAAGACCTAACTATAGTTCAAgggaaaagtttaaattagTCTGATCAGCAGCATCTTAAAGTAGCGACTTGATAGACTTAgctaaatttacaaaaaaaaagatgccagcaAAAAAAACTTGTTTTTACGATATGGAAGGGGCAAAGAACCCTTTCGAGATCAGTTTATTTCACTCTCCGTTCAGTTGCAAGTACATAATGAGGATCTCTCTGACAAAGCTAAGGGTTTCCGTAACTCACCAGAGACATTTCTAATGCCATTCAGGAATCTTTTGTAGTGTGAGGCAGATTGAATCATGGGATATGTCCAGTTCTGTGCGCGTGCAGTGATGTTACATCAGTGATCCTACCACTAGAGGGCAGTACTCATAATGGCACTAAAATTGTATGACTTTGTATTTTAGAAAGTTTTTCATTGTGATTATTGAGTCTAGCCCAGACTATTGTCCATAAGTTCTCTCATAAACCAATAAACTCATAACAACAATGGAAGCCTAACAATCTTCATTTTTGTACAGTCCATGGAGGGACTATTATTTTTGACACAGGGTTTCAGGAGTTTGTTTTCTTGGAAtttataaatgttttgtttacctGTCAGCTTGAAGGTTGTAGTCAACTCAAATGATTATAGCTCTGTCAGATTTAACATTTGATGCTTTTCGTAAAATGCAATTTCTGGTGTGATTCCCAGTTCATCAGGGAGCGTCTGGTGTGAAATCTCTCAACACAGCTTACATGTATAATGCCCAATTTTACTGTTGACCCAACTCAATGCTAGTCAAGAATATTATTTCatgatcaacaataacattgtacaTTGGGCATGATGTATTTGTGTTTACAAGGCTCATGCTGCGTGCTTCAGTACACCCTAGGCATAAGAAGGAAAAACTACTTGTTTTCCAGGACAGAAAttattgaaaacatcaaaaggcACTGCTATCGTCACTTGTGTAGACAACGAAGTTTCAGAGACAGggaatgaaattttttttaaatgaactcagttattagtctgtcagatgCCAAGACATTCTAGGACAATAGAATCACAAATATATTCAGAATAAATTAAGATTCAAATCATGggtacttttcaatttgaaagctcattaactgttgcatttgatgtatttctcatttttattctgtccataaaatacagtttcttgacTGACTACCAAAACAATACCGACATCCAGAAGGTCCATCTAGTCAATatgtaatattcaatgttactgttgacaattgaatGCTTGTCTCATCTTGAATTCGTTTGGTAACAATAACACATTGCCCACAATGCATTAGTGTTTGCTGGGGctcatattttgcattttaacaattacatgtacttttagGGCAAAAAAGAGCttgttttgttaaaaataatgaaaatatcaattcaaTGCTGCTATGTAATCCCCCTAGACATTTCATCAATCTAAATTTCAGAATTTTCCTCAAAAGTTTGAAGTGGAAGTTGCTGATAAAGATTCaaatcctgtgaaaattttgcaaatgggaaaaatttttaaattttttaaaaatttttaacaGATAGACAGCAGATGGGCAGTTTTTCAATTCATTGAATTGTGGTTCGGCTCACATGTATAGGTATGATGCCAGATGTCTCAGACAGGCCTACAAGGGAACCTTCTGGAGAAGTATATACTTGTTTGTGCAAGTACTCCAGTTACAATATGAACTGTCATCAAAATCTTGATTTTTGATAAGTTTTTGTAATAAAGGCACAGAAATGGTCAATATTACTACTATTGatctcaaatgtatgaaaaagAATGAATATCGGATGAACTTGATCAAACTATAGTggaaaatgacattgactaaaattttgaatattttccttCAAGCTACAGAAATACTCCTTGTAAAATACTTGTAATACAAGTGTATTTTAGGCCTAATTAGAAAACAGACAACCATTGACACTGAAGTCAATATTCATTTTTGTGACCGAGTTTACCTGTGCAGGGTAAAAGAAGGGGAACGTCCTCCCATGATGCAGGGCTGTTCCCTTAGCCATAGGGAGACACTATTCATTTTGTTTGGGCAGTATTTGTTTTGTAGTATTGTAATTTTGGTAGTTTCTGCCTCTTTTGTTTACCATGGCGATTCATTTCTGCTCTAAAAACATCGGCATTCCTTCCATACCTATATGTTACAGATTGACTTTCTCCAGATATTATTTTAAATGTTATAATTTATAGTTTCAATAGAAACAAGTTTATCATAAAGTCTGGAACTCTTTTTTATGAAGAATTATGTGTTCAATGTTGTATTGTCATTTTGGAAGTTTGTGATGGCTGAGAGTGGCGCGTGTGATTggtaaaaatatgtattttcacgATTCATCATTTGTAGTCAGTTTTGATAAACCAGAAGTATAAATAGACAAAACTTTAAGATTCTTGTGAAATATGCttcattatatcataccagtatattgatgacgcaaaaacagtgatctgattggtcgagacgcgaaaagaaccatggtatattggcgatataccacatctggcatacgcgcgagctctcagttTGAGTAAAAATCCGTTTTTTACATTcaacaccagaatttcaata
Protein-coding regions in this window:
- the LOC139151391 gene encoding protein rtoA-like encodes the protein MSKYDTEKFVNPPDVELVCCICQGVLDMPVETPCRHVFCKTCIETWLNTNSSCPTCRKRFTGRAKLQPVLPIVANMINKMLMKCDYAEHGCSEGIQLEHHALHVKHCEFEPIDCWNAGCDKKILRRERYEHEKECMYSSVRCENGCGCIIIKKDAPTHDCIKLLSEKLKASEDENRTLRENLKSQEELQHRVNALERYILKKKLGSRAEVSEYTARWVSSEGASGSNGFAVMNSEETVRQTGSPAHISEHTDANIGEVVYPSENTHVPSSASSGSDASVISDSDSEDYRSVTLAQEDFDAQSGHASDHVSLNQTDAASSDSDESHNDSNSDAEHDPSEGALILSSDENDGEDIVVSGNSGGEGSDNDREPSVEANYDSTSDASWVRSPHDRSSDVTISVEVSEDEYFEPEGVVSYTDALNAYRSSETDHSWTPGQEGESEGEGRQHSRRRRHSDSDTSGTHRRRKRRRRYVSTSSSESTSTSSSSSGSCADSDADSISVTGSYNSISSDTSED